One window of the Benincasa hispida cultivar B227 chromosome 3, ASM972705v1, whole genome shotgun sequence genome contains the following:
- the LOC120073404 gene encoding calcium-transporting ATPase 2, plasma membrane-type-like: MERFLEENFGGVKPKNSSEEVLQRWRELCGVVKNPKRRFRFTANLSKRGEAAAMRQNNQEKLRIAVLVSKAAFQFIQGVQPSDYTVPAEVKAAGFHICADELGSIVEGHDPKKFKYHGGVEGIAQKLCTSTTNGLNGDADALNRRQEIYGVNKFAESEQRSFLVFVWEALQDMTLMILGLCAFVSLVVGIITEGWPHGAHDGLGIVASILLVVFVTATSDYRQSLQFKDLDKEKKKISIQVTRNGYRQKMSIYDLLPGDIVHLSIGDQVPADGLFVSGFSVLIDESSLTGESEPVMVSAENPYLLSGTKVQDGSCKMMVTTVGMRTQWGKLMATLSEGGDDETPLQVKLNGVATIIGKIGLFFAIITFAVLVQGLLTRKIREGTHWSWSGDDALEILEFFAVAVTIVVVAVPEGLPLAVTLSLAFAMKKMMNDKALVRHLAACETMGSATSICSDKTGTITTNHMTVVKSCICMNVKESCNNASGFSSDLPTSVVKLLLQSIFNNTGGEVVINKDGKRELLGTPTETALLEFGLSLGGDFQAERQAGKLIKVEPFNSLKKRMGVVLQFPEGGYRAHTKGASEIVLAACDKVINSSGEVVPLDEASIKHLNVIIDQFAGEALRTLCLAYMELENGFSVNDPIPVSGYTCIGIVGIKDPVRPGVKESVAVCRSAGITVRMVTGDNINTAKAIARECGILTDEGIAIEGPDFREKSQEELLQIIPKIQVMARSSPLDKHTLVKHLRTTFDEVVAVTGDGTNDAPALHEADIGLAMGIAGTEVAKESADVIILDDNFSTIVTVGKWGRSVYINIQKFVQFQLTVNIVALIVNFSSACLTGNAPLTAVQLLWVNMIMDTLGALALATEPPTDDLMKRLPVGRRGSFISNVMWRNIMGQSLYQFSVIWFLQAKGKAAFDLDGPDSDLILNTLIFNSFVFCQIFNEISSREMDKIDVFKGILNNYVFVAVIGSTIIFQILIVEFLGTFASTTPLTMSQWLFSVVIGFLGMPIAAFLKMIAV, from the exons ATGGAAAGGTTTTTGGAGGAGAATTTTGGTGGCGTCAAACCTAAAAACTCGTCTGAGGAGGTGCTGCAGAGGTGGAGGGAGCTTTGTGGAGTCGTCAAGAATCCCAAAAGGAGGTTTCGTTTCACTGCTAATCTCTCTAAGCGTGGCGAAGCTGCTGCTATGCGCCAGAATAATCAg GAGAAGTTGAGGATCGCAGTTTTAGTCTCAAAAGCTGCATTTCAATTCATCCAAG GTGTGCAACCAAGTGACTACACCGTTCCCGCGGAAGTCAAAGCTGCAGGTTTCCATATCTGTGCTGATGAACTTGGGTCTATTGTTGAAGGCCATGATCCAAAGAAGTTTAAATATCATGGTGGGGTTGAAGGCATTGCACAGAAGCTCTGTACATCAACAACAAATGGGCTTAATGGTGATGCTGATGCACTCAACCGTAGGCAAGAGATTTATGGAGTTAATAAATTTGCTGAGAGCGAACAGAGGAGTTTCTTGGTGTTTGTTTGGGAAGcccttcaagacatgactctCATGATCCTTGGACTCTGTGCTTTTGTCTCTTTGGTGGTTGGCATAATAACAGAAGGATGGCCACATGGGGCACACGATGGCCTTGGAATTGTTGCTAGTATCTTATTAGTTGTGTTTGTCACAGCAACTAGTGATTATCGACAATCCTTGCAGTTCAAGGACTTGgataaggagaaaaagaagatatCAATTCAGGTTACAAGGAATGGTTATAGACAGAAAATGTCAATCTACGATTTACTTCCTGGAGATATTGTACACCTGTCTATTGGGGATCAGGTCCCTGCTGATGGCCTATTTGTTTCAGGGTTTTCTGTGTTGATTGATGAGTCAAGTTTGACCGGAGAAAGTGAACCAGTGATGGTGAGTGCAGAAAACCCTTATCTTCTGTCTGGAACTAAAGTTCAAGATGGATCCTGCAAGATGATGGTCACTACTGTTGGGATGAGAACCCAATGGGGTAAGTTGATGGCCACTCTTAGTGAAGGTGGAGATGATGAAACTCCATTGCAGGTGAAATTAAATGGGGTGGCAACAATTATTGGGAAGATAGGTCTTTTCTTTGCCATCATCACTTTCGCTGTGTTGGTTCAAGGATTGCTTACCCGTAAAATCCGAGAAGGGACTCACTGGAGCTGGTCTGGAGATGACGCATTAGAGATATTGGAATTCTTTGCTGTTGCAGTTACAATTGTTGTTGTTGCTGTGCCAGAGGGGCTTCCTTTGGCTGTGACGTTAAGCCTTGCCTTTGccatgaagaaaatgatgaatgatAAGGCACTCGTCCGTCACCTGGCAGCTTGTGAAACTATGGGTTCTGCCACAAGTATTTGTAGTGACAAAACTGGAACAATCACCACAAATCACATGACAGTAGTCAAATCATGCATTTGCATGAATGTCAAGGAATCATGTAATAATGCGTCAGGCTTCTCTTCAGACCTTCCAACCTCTGTTGTCAAACTTTTGCTGCAATCAATATTCAACAACACTGGAGGAGAAGTTGTAATCAACAAAGATGGCAAACGTGAGTTGTTGGGTACTCCCACTGAGACTGCATTATTAGAGTTTGGTCTCTCACTTGGTGGGGATTTTCAGGCTGAGAGACAGGCAGGTAAACTTATTAAAGTTGAGCCGTTCAACTCTTTGAAAAAGCGGATGGGTGTTGTCCTACAATTTCCTGAAGGTGGTTACCGTGCTCACACTAAAGGGGCCTCGGAAATAGTATTAGCTGCCTGTGACAAGGTGATCAACTCGAGTGGTGAGGTTGTTCCTTTAGATGAAGCTTCCATCAAGCATCTCAATGTTATTATTGATCAATTTGCTGGCGAAGCTCTCCGAACACTTTGCCTTGCCTATATGGAACTGGAAAATGGATTCTCTGTTAATGATCCTATTCCAGTTTCTGGCTATACCTGTATAGGGATTGTGGGTATTAAAGATCCTGTTCGCCCTGGGGTTAAGGAGTCTGTTGCAGTTTGTCGTTCAGCTGGTATAACTGTACGAATGGTTACTGGTGACAATATCAATACTGCAAAAGCTATTGCTAGGGAATGTGGAATTCTCACTGATGAGGGTATAGCCATTGAGGGTCCAGATTTCAGAGAGAAGAGTCAAGAGGAATTGCTTCAAATTATTCCCAAAATTCAG GTGATGGCTCGATCTTCACCTCTAGATAAGCACACTCTGGTCAAGCATTTGCGGACCACTTTTGATGAAGTTGTTGCAGTTACTGGCGATGGGACAAACGATGCTCCTGCACTTCATGAAGCAGATATTGGACTAGCAATGGGCATCGCTGGAACTGAG GTTGCCAAAGAGAGTGCTGATGTGATCATTCTTGATGATAATTTCTCTACAATAGTGACTGTGGGAAAATGGGGTCGTTCTGTTTACATAAACATTCAAAAATTTGTGCAATTCCAGCTGACTGTTAACATAGTGGCGTTGATCGTAAACTTCTCTTCAGCTTGTTTGACAG GTAATGCTCCTCTTACTGCAGTCCAGCTCTTGTGGGTGAACATGATTATGGATACACTTGGAGCACTGGCTCTCGCCACTGAGCCTCCAACTGATGACTTAATGAAGCGTTTACCTGTTGGGAGGAGAGGAAGTTTTATCAGCAATGTCATGTGGAGAAATATCATGGGCCAGTCCTTGTATCAGTTCTCAGTCATATGGTTTCTGCAGGCCAAAGGGAAAGCAGCGTTTGATCTTGACGGCCCTGATTCTGATCTGATATTGAATACGCTCATCTTCAATTCCTTTGTGTTCTGCCAG ATTTTTAACGAAATAAGTTCGAGGGAGATGGACAAAATCGATGTGTTCAAAGGCATACTCAATAACTATGTGTTCGTTGCTGTCATTGGTTCCACCATCATCTTCCAAATACTCATCGTCGAATTCCTGGGAACATTTGCAAGCACAACCCCTCTGACTATGTCGCAGTGGCTCTTCAGCGTGGTGATTGGATTTCTAGGCATGCCAATTGCTGCTTTCTTGAAGATGATTGCAGTATAA